TCCTGTTGCAGTTCTGCCGCAACATCAGCTGCGCCATCAAGGGTGCCCAGCCGCTCATCAAGTATGTCGAAAACAAGCTCGGCGTCAAGAGTGGCGAAACCACTCCCGATGGCATGTTTACCGTGCTCCAGGTGGAATGCCTGGGCAGCTGCGGTAACGGCCCGATGATGCTGGTGAACGATGACTTCGCCACCGACGTGGTCGACGGTGAACTCAAGATGAAGCGCGGTACGACTCTGACCGAAGCTAGCATCGACCGCATTATCGACTGGTGCAAGGCTCACGCGAACAACGTGCCGAAGCATGATGTGCTCGGCGGTGTGGTGAAGGGCCACGGTGGCCACCCGGGTGCTCCGGGTGCTACGGCCAAGCCGCAGGTCGCTGACTACGCTCCGCCTTCTCCGGTGCTTAACGTGAAGGCCGAAGCCGACGAAAACGGCGCCACCCTCACCTGGAAGGGCGCTCCCGAATTCACGAAGATTGTCGTCGAAAAGAAGAACGGCAATGACTGGGTCGCCGTGGGCGAGCCCGGCGTGAAGGACAAGGCCTTTGTAGATGCAAGCGGCAAGGCAGGCGATGTGTATCGCATGATTGCAACTTCCGGTGAACGTACGGCAAAACCTTCCAAGGAAGCGGTGACTACCCAGAAGCCCGCGCCCGTAGAGGAGGCTAAGTAATTATGGCTGAAGTAGTAAAAGTTTGTACAGGAAATTTTGGCAAGGGCGCCCAGGACATTGAAGTCTACAAGAAGCTGGGCGGCTACGCGAACATTTCGGATCGCTTGTTCAACATGAGCCAGTTCGAAGTGATTGACTACGTGCAGCGTTCCGGCCTGCGTGGCCGTGGCGGTGCAGGCTTCCCGACCGGCATGAAGTGGAGCTTTGTTCCGCGCAATTCCGGCAAGCCTGTGTACATTGTGGTGAACGCTGACGAAGGCGAAGGCGGTACCTTTAAGGATCACTTCCTGATGATGGAAGATCCGCACCGCTTGATCGAAGGCCTGATTATTGCAGCCTGGGCTCTCGGTAGCCGCGCTGCCTACATCTACTGCCGTGGCGAATTCTTGCCCTGCATCGAAAGCCTGAACAAGGCTTTGAACCAGGCATACGCCGCCGGTTACCTCGGCGAAAACATTTGCGGCACCAAGTTCAGTTTCGATATCTTTGTTCACCGTGGCGCTGGCGCCTACATTTGCGGTGAAGAAACTGCTCTTATCAACTCGCTCGAAGGCCAGAAGGGACAGCCCCGCCTGAAGCCGCCTTTCCCGGCGGTGAGCGGTGCATGGAAGAGCCCGACTTGCGTGAACAACGTCGAAACCATTATGTCTCTCCCGTGGATTTTCCAGCATGAACCCGAAGAATACGCCAAGATGGGTACACCCCGTGCCGGCGGTACCAAGGTGTTCTGCATCTCGGGCGACGTGAAGAATCCGGGCGTGTACGAAGCTCCGCTCGGCACTCCGATGATGACGATGATTAACGAATACGCCGGTGGCGTCGTGGGCGGAAACCTGAAGGCGGTACTTCCGGGTGGTTCCTCTTGCGCTCCGTTGAACGCGGGCGAATGCGCTGTAGCTACGATGGACTACGAATGCCTCGCCTCCATGAAGACGATGTTCGGTTCGGGTGCCATGATCGTGATTAACGATACGCACAACATGGCTGAACTCCTGAACGTGCTCGGCAACTTCTACAGCCACGAATCTTGCGGCCAGTGCACTCCGTGCCGCGAAGGTACGGGTCTTCTGCACCGCATTCTGAACCAGATTGTGGAAGGCAAGGGCCACGACGGCGATGTGGAACTCATGCAGAGCCTGAGTGGTGGATTTGGCGGCGTGACGATTTGTCCGCTTTCCATTTCGCTCGGTGGCCCGGTGGGCAGCTATACGGCGAAGTTCCGCGCCGACTTCGATGAATTGATCGCAAAGAACCCCGACCACGCCAAGCCGCGTGTTCAGGAAAACTATCGTCCTGGAATTTTCTGGTAATAATATGAGTAACTTCTACAACATGCCGAAACTCCCGACCGAGAATAGCCCGAAGGTGGAAATCTTCGTGGACGACAAGGCCGTGATGGTTCCTGGCGATACAAACCTGCTCGAAGCTTTGAAGGCTGTCGGGATTGAAACTCCTCACGTCTGTTACCACCCGTATTTGCCGGTGTCCGGTAACTGCCGCCAGTGCCTGGTGGAGCAAGAAGGCCCGCGAGGTCGTATGCTCGTGATTGCCTGCTACACGCCGGTGATGCCGGGTATGAAAATCTACACGCCGGCATCCAGTGCGCGCGTGAAGAACGCCCGCAAGGCCACCCAGGAATTCATGCTGGTGAACCACCCGCTCGATTGCCCGATTTGCGACAAGGCCGGTGAATGCACCCTGCAGGAAAACTACATGGAAGCGGGCCAGAACGAATCCCGCATGCGCCCCGAATACGGCAAGAACTACCACGGCAATCCCGCACACCAGTTCATTGATGCGAAGGGTCAGCTCCGTGGCGGTAAGCACGTGGACTTGGGCCCCCGCGTGTTGCTCGACGAAGAACGCTGCGTGCAGTGCGACCGTTGCGTGCGCTTTATGCGTACCATTGCCGGTTCCGAACAGCTGCAGCTCGCCGGCCGCGCCGACCATACCTACATTACCACGTTCCCGGGTGAAAAGCTCGATCACGAATACGACTTGTGCGTGACCGACGTTTGCCCGGTGGGCGCCATGACCGCGAAGTACTTCCGCTTCCAGAAGCGCGTTTGGCTGCTCAGCCACACGCCGACGGTTTCGATGGACGATTCTCTCGGCGCAAACATTTGGCTCGATTACGCCGACGGTCACATTTACCGTGTGATGCCGCGTTGCAACCCTGAAGTGAACCGCAGCTGGCTTTCTAACACGAGCCGCCTCGCGTTCCAGAACTTCGACAAGAACCGCTTGCCGGCGATGGGCTTCCACGTGATTCAGGAAGCGCTCGCCGAAGTCAAGAAGGTCGGGGGCAAGGTCGCCCTCGTTGCCGGTGGCTATTGCACCGTCGAAGATCTTGCTGCGGTTCGCATGCTCAAGGAATCCTTGGGCGACTCCGCCGAACTTTTCGGCGGGACCTTCAAGAAGGTCGGCGCCCCCGACGGCATTGCCATGAGTGGCGACCCGCTTGCAAACCGTGCCGCATTCAAGCTGCTTGGCATTCCTGACAACAACCTCGAAGACCTTACGAAGCGTGCTTCTGAATTCAAGGTGCTTGTCACCGTGAATAACGACATCTTTGGTGAAGGTGGTGCCGCTGTGGCTACCCTCGAGAAGATTCCGACCCGTATCGCGTTCACTCCGTTCAACGATGCTACCGCCCAAAAGGCGTCGCTCGCTTTCGGCATTCGCCACTGGAGCGAAGTCCAGGGTACTATGGTGAATAGCCTGAACATTTTGCAGAAGTTGAACGCTTGCCCGGTATGCCCCGACGAAAAGATCCGCGCCGCCTACGACGTGCTTTCGGAACTCGCCGGGAACAAGTTCGAATCCGCATTCGACGCCTTCAAGAAGGCGGGCGAATATGCGGCCGTACTTGCAGGACTTTCTTACGATACCATCAAGAGTACAGGCAAGTTGCTCGAAGGAGGTAACGCCTAATGGATATCATCGAATCCAAAACCTGGGTGGAATGGCTCATCACGATTGCGAAGTTTGGCTTCTGCTTCGTGCCTGTGCTCTACATCCTGTTGTTGATTCCTATGGAACGCCGTGGTGCAGGTTTCATGCAGGACCGTCAGGGCCCGAACCGCTCCTACATCAAGGTTCCGTATTTCGGTAAGGTCCGCTTGTTCGGCTATGTGCAGAACATGTGCGACGGTACCAAGTTGTTCTTCAAGGAAATGTTTGCTCCGAAGGGTGCAAAGAAATTCCTTTACTACGTGGCTCCGGCAATCCCGTTTGCCATCGTGTTCCTTTCTCCGTGCGTGATTCCCTGGTTTGGCCCGATGGTTTTTGACTGGGGTGGCCAGGTGGTGCGCATCGCGGGCCCGATCGTGGATTCCGAAGTGGGCATCTTGCTCCTGTTCGGTTTCAGTTCGCTTTCCGCCTACGGTGCCGTTCTCGCTGGCTTGAGCTCCCGTTCCAAGTACAGCTACCTCGGTTCTCTGCGTACGACCGCGATGACGATCAGCTACGAAGTCTGCCAGGGCCTTTCGATGATGGGCCTCCTGGTGCTCGCTGGTTCTTTCAGCCTCACCGATATCGTGAGCTGGCAGGAACACCACGTGTGGGGCATTGTCGCCCAACCGGTGGCTTTCTTCTGCTTCTTGATTGCGACGATTGCCGAAACGGGCCGAGCTCCGTTCGACGTTGCCGAAGGTGAACCCGAACTTGTTGCCGGTTACCATACAGAATATGGTGCCATGCAGTTCGGCCTGTTCTACATGGGTGAATACTCTCACATTTGCATCAGCAGCCTTCTGGTGGCAACCCTCTTCTTGGGCGGTTACTCGGTCCCGTTCGTGACGACCGAAACCATCCAGGCTCACATGGGTGGCTCGCTCGCTATCCTCTGCTGGGTGCTCGCTTTCTTCGCTCTCGCGTTTCTCCACATGATCTACCGCTACTCCCGCAAGCTCCGTGCTTCGGCACAGTCCAACAAGATGGAAATCTTGCAGGAATACAAGCTTTACAAGGGGATCGGTTGGATTGCCGCTTTCGTGCTGGTCTGCGCCGGTGTCGCATCCTGGGTGCTTTACAACCCGCAGGTTACCGTGGTTAATGGTGTCGCCGTGAACACTCTGGGCGCTGCCCTCGGTACGGCTCTCATCCAC
This genomic stretch from Fibrobacter sp. UWH4 harbors:
- a CDS encoding NAD(P)H-dependent oxidoreductase subunit E, with the translated sequence MTQHIQGAVQFVSNNHLKFDGPSEAIPALPDPGQTFGYVNKPVPQPAPKEVLAKLDTPEIKERCADLLSRYPVGQGALLEVLWLVQGVFGWVPTEGIRWAANVCCCAPAHALGVATFYTMYNHAPKGKFLLQFCRNISCAIKGAQPLIKYVENKLGVKSGETTPDGMFTVLQVECLGSCGNGPMMLVNDDFATDVVDGELKMKRGTTLTEASIDRIIDWCKAHANNVPKHDVLGGVVKGHGGHPGAPGATAKPQVADYAPPSPVLNVKAEADENGATLTWKGAPEFTKIVVEKKNGNDWVAVGEPGVKDKAFVDASGKAGDVYRMIATSGERTAKPSKEAVTTQKPAPVEEAK
- a CDS encoding complex I subunit 1 family protein, whose translation is MDIIESKTWVEWLITIAKFGFCFVPVLYILLLIPMERRGAGFMQDRQGPNRSYIKVPYFGKVRLFGYVQNMCDGTKLFFKEMFAPKGAKKFLYYVAPAIPFAIVFLSPCVIPWFGPMVFDWGGQVVRIAGPIVDSEVGILLLFGFSSLSAYGAVLAGLSSRSKYSYLGSLRTTAMTISYEVCQGLSMMGLLVLAGSFSLTDIVSWQEHHVWGIVAQPVAFFCFLIATIAETGRAPFDVAEGEPELVAGYHTEYGAMQFGLFYMGEYSHICISSLLVATLFLGGYSVPFVTTETIQAHMGGSLAILCWVLAFFALAFLHMIYRYSRKLRASAQSNKMEILQEYKLYKGIGWIAAFVLVCAGVASWVLYNPQVTVVNGVAVNTLGAALGTALIHLLVLLVKSVFFCWVWIWVRWTLPRFRYDHVMHLGWKIILNIAILNLVVTAVVAKLMGGN
- the nuoF gene encoding NADH-quinone oxidoreductase subunit NuoF encodes the protein MAEVVKVCTGNFGKGAQDIEVYKKLGGYANISDRLFNMSQFEVIDYVQRSGLRGRGGAGFPTGMKWSFVPRNSGKPVYIVVNADEGEGGTFKDHFLMMEDPHRLIEGLIIAAWALGSRAAYIYCRGEFLPCIESLNKALNQAYAAGYLGENICGTKFSFDIFVHRGAGAYICGEETALINSLEGQKGQPRLKPPFPAVSGAWKSPTCVNNVETIMSLPWIFQHEPEEYAKMGTPRAGGTKVFCISGDVKNPGVYEAPLGTPMMTMINEYAGGVVGGNLKAVLPGGSSCAPLNAGECAVATMDYECLASMKTMFGSGAMIVINDTHNMAELLNVLGNFYSHESCGQCTPCREGTGLLHRILNQIVEGKGHDGDVELMQSLSGGFGGVTICPLSISLGGPVGSYTAKFRADFDELIAKNPDHAKPRVQENYRPGIFW
- a CDS encoding 2Fe-2S iron-sulfur cluster-binding protein, with protein sequence MSNFYNMPKLPTENSPKVEIFVDDKAVMVPGDTNLLEALKAVGIETPHVCYHPYLPVSGNCRQCLVEQEGPRGRMLVIACYTPVMPGMKIYTPASSARVKNARKATQEFMLVNHPLDCPICDKAGECTLQENYMEAGQNESRMRPEYGKNYHGNPAHQFIDAKGQLRGGKHVDLGPRVLLDEERCVQCDRCVRFMRTIAGSEQLQLAGRADHTYITTFPGEKLDHEYDLCVTDVCPVGAMTAKYFRFQKRVWLLSHTPTVSMDDSLGANIWLDYADGHIYRVMPRCNPEVNRSWLSNTSRLAFQNFDKNRLPAMGFHVIQEALAEVKKVGGKVALVAGGYCTVEDLAAVRMLKESLGDSAELFGGTFKKVGAPDGIAMSGDPLANRAAFKLLGIPDNNLEDLTKRASEFKVLVTVNNDIFGEGGAAVATLEKIPTRIAFTPFNDATAQKASLAFGIRHWSEVQGTMVNSLNILQKLNACPVCPDEKIRAAYDVLSELAGNKFESAFDAFKKAGEYAAVLAGLSYDTIKSTGKLLEGGNA